One Triticum dicoccoides isolate Atlit2015 ecotype Zavitan chromosome 4B, WEW_v2.0, whole genome shotgun sequence genomic window carries:
- the LOC119291960 gene encoding uncharacterized protein LOC119291960 isoform X2 encodes MAILNAKASTGHLRVYGPALHDYGAPLMKERDQEASLLLLKIRQHYEEALRRLTVRRRSDVCLGVCVGRLDPVSNIIASTLLAATEAPVDTDPTAALGVVDGPKLRDMERRSVDGLVAFLTCFFPYLADWEAVRYLLLAEADPIVAARIVIEDRGVRCFREGSAAARGALKLALNCAIVAAKHPCPSQLAGVWLLLSSSLHNVVPLLSDVQPNPPRDILHSFHTLVQETAHSPYPPPDGSLVRPWKLAARCHKHATKLTYQHSWSLRLVLLDTIHGFYLQALARLPRGYHRSLLDAGHCYGPFDPVSNIIINTIWYQATFPPLSQQDELDIVGTLCLMRIEARSFYGLVSFLCTCYQDLNADQAIRFLLDTALNLSVTKQCSSAKEEQEAYRAASIAAWHPRPDAQAGFLSSLKAMLVAPHVLSLLQDGGQYQLSSQCVHQIHTLLCSECHSIVGVLTKQQRPAPISERQFHFTMSEGRKQRRAHRRISAKVKAALRRYEKQSSGHSYQLHVVCGVNECVSGPDNCEGSGLKPGLDPNDDYYHHTHANFLATRNVAGIVSAPVLFFAELSNHDDNQDCQLLCCPVDLPPPGAGLVRCLFCEHQGIRIVHPALERFHGHEAEFEKMVRGENLYNNDCYPEGDIEPYTNHQILKHSEYVARWVHGGLDEDCMYLGSNDFTIEKDESEEEVDDLE; translated from the exons ATGGCCATCCTCAACGCCAAGGCCAGCACCGGCCATCTCCGCGTCTACGGTCCGGCGCTGCACGACTACGGCGCCCCGCTGATGAAGGAGAGAGATCAGGAAGCGTCACTCCTCCTCCTCAAGATCCGGCAGCACTACGAGGAAGCCCTCAGGCGGCTCACCGTCCGGCGGCGCTCCGACGTCTGCCTGGGAGTCTGTGTCGGACGGCTCGATCCGGTCTCCAACATAATCGCCAGCACCCTCCTCGCCGCCACGGAAGCTCCAGTTGACACGGACCCGACGGCGGCGCTGGGCGTCGTGGACGGGCCCAAGCTCAGGGACATGGAGCGGCGCTCCGTCGACGGCCTCGTCGCCTTCCTCACCTGCTTCTTCCCTTACCTCGCCGATTGGGAGGCCGTCAGGTACCTTCTCCTCGCCGAAGCCGACCCCATCGTTGCCGCGCGCATCGTCATCGAGGACCGCGGCGTCAGGTGCTTCCGCGAAGGCTCCGCCGCTGCCCGCGGCGCCCTCAAGCTGGCCCTCAACTGCGCCATCGTGGCCGCCAAGCACCCGTGTCCCTCGCAGCTCGCCGGCGTGTGGCTGTTGCTGAGCTCCTCCCTCCACAATGTTGTCCCCTTGCTCTCAGATGTGCAGCCCAATCCCCCCCGCGACATCCTCCACAGCTTCCACACATTGGTCCAGGAGACGGCACATTCCCCATATCCTCCTCCTGATGGAAGCCTCGTCAGGCCATGGAAACTGGCTGCCCGTTGCCACAAGCACGCCACCAAGCTGACCTACCAGCATTCGTGGTCGCTGAGGCTAGTGCTCCTCGACACGATCCATGGATTCTACCTGCAGGCTCTCGCCAGATTGCCGCGTGGTTACCACCGCAGCCTGCTCGATGCTGGACATTGCTACGGCCCATTCGACCCCGTCTCgaacatcatcatcaacaccatctGGTACCAAGCCACCTTCCCACCACTGAGTCAGCAAGATGAGCTCGACATTGTCGGCACATTGTGCCTAATGCGGATTGAAGCACGATCCTTCTACGGACTTGTCTCCTTCCTCTGCACCTGTTACCAAGATCTCAACGCCGATCAGGCCATAAGGTTCCTGCTCGACACGGCACTCAACTTGTCCGTGACAAAGCAGTGCAGCAGTGCCAAGGAAGAACAAGAAGCCTACCGGGCTGCTTCCATTGCGGCATGGCACCCCAGGCCCGACGCCCAAGCAGGATTCCTCAGTTCATTAAAGGCGATGTTGGTAGCGCCTCATGTCCTGTCACTGCTACAAGATGGAGGCCAGTATCAGCTCTCCTCTCAATGTGTCCACCAGATACACACGCTATTGTGCTCTGAATGCCATTCCATTGTTGGTGTGCTAACCAAGCAGCAGAGGCCAGCTCCCATTTCTGAACGACAGTTCCATTTTACCATGTCTGAGGGACGTAAACAGCGAAGGGCTCATAGAAGGATCTCTGCAAAGGTCAAGGCTGCACTAAGGAGATATGAGAAGCAGAGTTCA GGACACTCTTATCAGCTTCATGTGGTGTGTGGTGTGAATGAATGTGTGTCAGGTCCTGACAACTGCGAAGGCTCGGGCTTGAAGCCAGGACTTGATCCTAATGATGACTACTACCATCACACCCATGCCAACTTTCTAGCGACTCGAAATGTTGCCGGCATAGTTTCAGCTCCTGTACTCTTCTTTGCCGAGCTTAGCAACCACGACGACAACCAGGATTGCCAGCTTCTGTGTTGCCCCGTGGATTTGCCACCACCAGGCGCTG GACTAGTCCGCTGCCTTTTCTGCGAGCATCAAGGAATCAGGATTGTGCACCCGGCCTTGGAGAGATTCCATGGGCACGAGGCTGAGTTCGAGAAGATGGTCCGCGGAGAAAATCTGTACAATAATGACTGCTATCCGGAGGGCGATATCGAGCCCTACACCAACCATCAAATCTTAAAGCACAGTGAATATGTTGCCAGGTGGGTGCACGGCGGACTCGACGAGGACTGCATGTACCTCGGTAGCAATGACTTCACTATCGAGAAAGATGAAAGCGAGGAGGAGGTCGACGACCTGGAGTAA
- the LOC119291960 gene encoding uncharacterized protein LOC119291960 isoform X1, which translates to MAILNAKASTGHLRVYGPALHDYGAPLMKERDQEASLLLLKIRQHYEEALRRLTVRRRSDVCLGVCVGRLDPVSNIIASTLLAATEAPVDTDPTAALGVVDGPKLRDMERRSVDGLVAFLTCFFPYLADWEAVRYLLLAEADPIVAARIVIEDRGVRCFREGSAAARGALKLALNCAIVAAKHPCPSQLAGVWLLLSSSLHNVVPLLSDVQPNPPRDILHSFHTLVQETAHSPYPPPDGSLVRPWKLAARCHKHATKLTYQHSWSLRLVLLDTIHGFYLQALARLPRGYHRSLLDAGHCYGPFDPVSNIIINTIWYQATFPPLSQQDELDIVGTLCLMRIEARSFYGLVSFLCTCYQDLNADQAIRFLLDTALNLSVTKQCSSAKEEQEAYRAASIAAWHPRPDAQAGFLSSLKAMLVAPHVLSLLQDGGQYQLSSQCVHQIHTLLCSECHSIVGVLTKQQRPAPISERQFHFTMSEGRKQRRAHRRISAKVKAALRRYEKQSSGHSYQLHVVCGVNECVSGPDNCEGSGLKPGLDPNDDYYHHTHANFLATRNVAGIVSAPVLFFAELSNHDDNQDCQLLCCPVDLPPPGAAGLVRCLFCEHQGIRIVHPALERFHGHEAEFEKMVRGENLYNNDCYPEGDIEPYTNHQILKHSEYVARWVHGGLDEDCMYLGSNDFTIEKDESEEEVDDLE; encoded by the exons ATGGCCATCCTCAACGCCAAGGCCAGCACCGGCCATCTCCGCGTCTACGGTCCGGCGCTGCACGACTACGGCGCCCCGCTGATGAAGGAGAGAGATCAGGAAGCGTCACTCCTCCTCCTCAAGATCCGGCAGCACTACGAGGAAGCCCTCAGGCGGCTCACCGTCCGGCGGCGCTCCGACGTCTGCCTGGGAGTCTGTGTCGGACGGCTCGATCCGGTCTCCAACATAATCGCCAGCACCCTCCTCGCCGCCACGGAAGCTCCAGTTGACACGGACCCGACGGCGGCGCTGGGCGTCGTGGACGGGCCCAAGCTCAGGGACATGGAGCGGCGCTCCGTCGACGGCCTCGTCGCCTTCCTCACCTGCTTCTTCCCTTACCTCGCCGATTGGGAGGCCGTCAGGTACCTTCTCCTCGCCGAAGCCGACCCCATCGTTGCCGCGCGCATCGTCATCGAGGACCGCGGCGTCAGGTGCTTCCGCGAAGGCTCCGCCGCTGCCCGCGGCGCCCTCAAGCTGGCCCTCAACTGCGCCATCGTGGCCGCCAAGCACCCGTGTCCCTCGCAGCTCGCCGGCGTGTGGCTGTTGCTGAGCTCCTCCCTCCACAATGTTGTCCCCTTGCTCTCAGATGTGCAGCCCAATCCCCCCCGCGACATCCTCCACAGCTTCCACACATTGGTCCAGGAGACGGCACATTCCCCATATCCTCCTCCTGATGGAAGCCTCGTCAGGCCATGGAAACTGGCTGCCCGTTGCCACAAGCACGCCACCAAGCTGACCTACCAGCATTCGTGGTCGCTGAGGCTAGTGCTCCTCGACACGATCCATGGATTCTACCTGCAGGCTCTCGCCAGATTGCCGCGTGGTTACCACCGCAGCCTGCTCGATGCTGGACATTGCTACGGCCCATTCGACCCCGTCTCgaacatcatcatcaacaccatctGGTACCAAGCCACCTTCCCACCACTGAGTCAGCAAGATGAGCTCGACATTGTCGGCACATTGTGCCTAATGCGGATTGAAGCACGATCCTTCTACGGACTTGTCTCCTTCCTCTGCACCTGTTACCAAGATCTCAACGCCGATCAGGCCATAAGGTTCCTGCTCGACACGGCACTCAACTTGTCCGTGACAAAGCAGTGCAGCAGTGCCAAGGAAGAACAAGAAGCCTACCGGGCTGCTTCCATTGCGGCATGGCACCCCAGGCCCGACGCCCAAGCAGGATTCCTCAGTTCATTAAAGGCGATGTTGGTAGCGCCTCATGTCCTGTCACTGCTACAAGATGGAGGCCAGTATCAGCTCTCCTCTCAATGTGTCCACCAGATACACACGCTATTGTGCTCTGAATGCCATTCCATTGTTGGTGTGCTAACCAAGCAGCAGAGGCCAGCTCCCATTTCTGAACGACAGTTCCATTTTACCATGTCTGAGGGACGTAAACAGCGAAGGGCTCATAGAAGGATCTCTGCAAAGGTCAAGGCTGCACTAAGGAGATATGAGAAGCAGAGTTCA GGACACTCTTATCAGCTTCATGTGGTGTGTGGTGTGAATGAATGTGTGTCAGGTCCTGACAACTGCGAAGGCTCGGGCTTGAAGCCAGGACTTGATCCTAATGATGACTACTACCATCACACCCATGCCAACTTTCTAGCGACTCGAAATGTTGCCGGCATAGTTTCAGCTCCTGTACTCTTCTTTGCCGAGCTTAGCAACCACGACGACAACCAGGATTGCCAGCTTCTGTGTTGCCCCGTGGATTTGCCACCACCAGGCGCTG CAGGACTAGTCCGCTGCCTTTTCTGCGAGCATCAAGGAATCAGGATTGTGCACCCGGCCTTGGAGAGATTCCATGGGCACGAGGCTGAGTTCGAGAAGATGGTCCGCGGAGAAAATCTGTACAATAATGACTGCTATCCGGAGGGCGATATCGAGCCCTACACCAACCATCAAATCTTAAAGCACAGTGAATATGTTGCCAGGTGGGTGCACGGCGGACTCGACGAGGACTGCATGTACCTCGGTAGCAATGACTTCACTATCGAGAAAGATGAAAGCGAGGAGGAGGTCGACGACCTGGAGTAA